From Nostoc flagelliforme CCNUN1, a single genomic window includes:
- a CDS encoding Eco57I restriction-modification methylase domain-containing protein, with amino-acid sequence MKTTLTALQIEGNLLAPDMTAQMLEGSIKGQLPEDFGFNKTDKLADEIATAWGDAKAYWAAFQRALARLDENNSATTITRELWTVPLLQSLGYEPVYTATAEVVEGQTYAISHRAESGENKPPIHIIGCRLEIDKRPPSGTPRLSTHALVQEYLNKTEHLWAIATNGFRWRLLRDSSLMTRLTYIEFDLEQILSGENFAEFGLFYRLFHRSRLPEGIDDADKCLLEYYHQEALQQGGRVRDRLRDGVEKALIQLGTGFLQHPQNEHLRQKFSNNYELVFYRQLLRLIYRLLFLMVAESRNLLIGDDVEKARIYREYYSIERLRELAERPHWRREGFQDLWQGLRVTFLLFDENWRGKYLGLSPLNGDLFGSYTLPALDDCTIDNHDLLVAIRELSLYQDKGQLRRVNYTALDVEELGSVYESLLDFHPEISPKNCEFKLAFGSERKTTGSYYTPPQLVGQLIKTALEPVIDEKLRSTKEKLRNAESNTSTTLSNHQELEKALLDLKIVDPACGSGHFLLAAARRVGKELAKIRTGEAEPGSEPLKLAIRDVIQNCIYGVDLNPLAVDLCKVALWIEGFSRGLPLNFLDHRIKCGNSLVGVMDLSCLDEGIPDEAFKAVTGDDKKLSTQLKKRNKNERKKAGQLSIGEKLETDSVDYAEMWRQLGVIPETTPQQVKDKQKQYKENLQESSWWLKYSACNLWTAAFFMSLTEHHLQLLPTTEALNRLKREKVEKILKSEDNYELRITNYELNKIVDAANKLSEKKHFFHWCLEFPEVFEQGGFNCVLGNPPWERIKLQKKEFFASQSAEIANAVNKGAREKLIKELPKKNPELAQAFEEAKHDAEAQSKFIRESSRFPLTAVGDINTYAVFAETVYKIMASPDSQGGIIIPSAIVTADTTKEFFSFVATQGHLSTVSRSKTFEN; translated from the coding sequence ATGAAAACTACATTAACTGCGCTTCAAATTGAAGGAAATTTACTAGCTCCGGATATGACTGCCCAAATGCTAGAAGGCAGCATCAAAGGACAATTGCCAGAAGACTTTGGTTTTAATAAAACTGACAAGCTAGCAGATGAAATTGCTACTGCCTGGGGCGATGCTAAAGCATACTGGGCAGCATTTCAACGGGCATTGGCAAGGCTAGATGAAAATAATTCGGCTACTACCATTACCCGTGAACTTTGGACAGTGCCATTACTGCAAAGTCTAGGTTATGAACCTGTATACACTGCAACAGCCGAAGTCGTAGAAGGACAAACCTATGCGATTTCTCACCGTGCAGAATCGGGAGAAAATAAGCCACCTATCCACATTATTGGTTGTCGGCTAGAAATCGATAAACGTCCTCCCAGTGGGACACCCAGGTTATCAACACACGCACTGGTGCAAGAGTATCTTAACAAAACAGAGCATCTGTGGGCGATCGCAACCAATGGTTTTCGCTGGCGGTTACTGCGCGACTCTTCATTGATGACTCGTCTTACATATATCGAATTTGACTTAGAGCAGATTCTCAGTGGCGAGAACTTTGCTGAGTTTGGGCTATTTTATCGGTTGTTCCACCGTTCCCGCTTGCCTGAAGGTATAGATGATGCGGATAAGTGCTTGCTGGAATATTACCACCAAGAAGCACTGCAACAGGGGGGACGGGTACGCGACAGACTCCGAGATGGGGTAGAAAAAGCACTAATACAGCTAGGCACTGGTTTTTTACAACATCCGCAAAACGAACACCTCCGCCAAAAATTCTCCAATAATTACGAATTAGTTTTTTATCGCCAACTGTTGCGGTTGATTTATCGCCTGCTGTTTTTGATGGTGGCAGAGTCCCGTAATTTATTAATTGGAGATGATGTAGAGAAAGCACGAATCTACCGAGAATATTACAGCATTGAGCGACTGCGAGAATTAGCCGAGCGTCCCCATTGGCGGCGGGAAGGCTTTCAAGATTTATGGCAGGGTTTGCGGGTTACATTCTTGCTGTTTGATGAAAATTGGCGGGGAAAATATTTAGGATTATCACCATTAAATGGCGATTTATTTGGTTCGTACACTCTACCAGCTTTAGATGATTGTACTATTGATAATCACGATTTACTAGTCGCCATTCGGGAGTTATCATTATATCAAGATAAGGGGCAATTACGACGGGTAAATTATACTGCCTTAGATGTAGAAGAATTGGGTAGCGTATATGAAAGTCTGCTTGATTTTCACCCAGAAATCTCTCCTAAAAATTGCGAATTCAAATTAGCATTTGGTAGTGAGAGGAAAACTACTGGTTCTTACTATACGCCACCGCAGCTAGTAGGACAACTGATAAAAACAGCTTTAGAACCTGTAATTGATGAAAAACTTCGTAGTACGAAAGAAAAGCTTCGGAATGCAGAAAGCAATACTTCGACTACGCTCAGTAACCATCAAGAATTAGAAAAAGCACTTCTCGACCTCAAAATTGTAGACCCTGCCTGCGGTTCGGGTCATTTTCTATTAGCCGCAGCACGTCGGGTAGGAAAGGAATTAGCTAAAATTCGCACTGGGGAAGCTGAACCAGGTAGTGAACCTTTAAAGTTAGCGATTCGAGATGTTATTCAAAATTGCATTTATGGGGTGGATTTAAACCCCTTAGCTGTTGATTTATGCAAAGTAGCTTTATGGATTGAAGGTTTTTCTCGCGGCTTACCTCTTAATTTTTTAGATCACAGGATTAAGTGTGGTAATTCCCTTGTGGGAGTGATGGATTTGAGTTGTTTAGATGAAGGAATTCCTGATGAAGCGTTTAAGGCGGTAACTGGGGATGATAAAAAACTATCTACACAGCTTAAGAAACGGAATAAAAACGAACGAAAGAAAGCAGGACAACTATCAATTGGTGAGAAGTTAGAAACTGATAGCGTAGATTATGCAGAAATGTGGCGACAGTTGGGGGTAATTCCTGAAACCACGCCACAACAAGTTAAAGATAAGCAAAAGCAATATAAAGAGAATCTGCAAGAATCTAGTTGGTGGTTGAAATATTCTGCTTGCAACTTATGGACAGCAGCATTTTTTATGTCACTAACTGAGCATCATTTGCAGTTACTACCGACAACTGAAGCATTAAACCGTTTAAAGCGTGAAAAAGTCGAAAAAATTCTTAAATCAGAGGATAATTACGAATTACGAATTACGAACTACGAATTAAATAAGATTGTAGATGCGGCGAATAAGTTATCTGAAAAAAAACACTTTTTTCACTGGTGTTTAGAGTTTCCTGAAGTATTTGAACAAGGCGGATTTAATTGTGTGTTGGGTAATCCACCTTGGGAACGGATTAAGCTACAAAAGAAAGAGTTTTTTGCTTCTCAAAGTGCGGAAATTGCTAACGCTGTAAATAAGGGAGCGCGGGAGAAGTTGATTAAGGAATTACCTAAGAAAAATCCTGAGTTAGCACAAGCTTTTGAAGAAGCGAAGCATGATGCTGAGGCGCAAAGTAAGTTTATCCGCGAGTCGAGTAGATTTCCGTTGACTGCGGTGGGGGATATCAATACTTATGCTGTGTTTGCTGAAACTGTATATAAAATTATGGCTTCACCTGATAGTCAGGGTGGAATTATTATTCCAAGTGCTATTGTTACAGCAGATACAACTAAAGAATTTTTTA
- a CDS encoding helicase-related protein gives MTGTLSPSPGSIVSCRSRQWVVLPSENQDVIRLRPLSGNEDEIAGIYQKLLEEKLENIQLATFPLPQATSVQDHAAALLLMDAVRLLLRSGAGPFRCLGRLSLRPRPYQLVPLLMALKLETVKLLVADDVGIGKTIEAGLIARELLDRGEVKRIAVLCPPHLCDQWQQELREKFHIDAVVVRSGTASKLERNIPNNHSIFSYYRHLIVSLDYAKADSRRASFITHCPDLVIVDEAHTCARPNKTTTSQQQRHQLIREIAKKQEQHLLLLTATPHSGIEESFLSLLGLLKPEFEHFNLNSLTDKQRDHLANHFVQRRRADVKLWLGNETPFPERESSEESYKLSKEYKELFDEVYDFARGLVKTTTADMSHAQRRGRYWSALALIRCVMSSPAAAIATLNRQVSKSGERLVADLDEDLMSSYVHDPTEQEQAVDASPTLVIEQGQQSYKDADKRKLKAFVQAAEKLQGGKDQKLQSCIATVEPLLKDQMNPIVWCRYIATANYVADALRQKLEKKGSQIRVIAITGELSEDERETRLEELKSYPQRVLVATDCLSEGVNLQTHFSAVIHYDLPWNPNRLEQREGRIDRYGQTATKVKACLLYGRDNPVDGAVLDVLIRKAVQIHKSLGITVPVPMESTTVAEAVFKSLFERTTEVIQLSLFDFQEESAVDKVHKNWDKAVEREKTNRTRFAQRAIKPEQVEQELIDSDQILGNEQDVERFVLSACDRISCSLIKKKQGWLLSQPPDFLKSTLGNKSRLLSFTTPAPEGVEYVGRNHPLVEGLARYILEDALSHTTEPIAARCGFTTTNAVQKRTTLLLVRLRHLLDSSKRTTETRNTTSLLAEECAVIGFTGSPSSPNWLSQLEATSLLQEAKPVSDVSKAIKQVEIADLVQRLEELQPALEKFARERAEELLQGHRRVRDITKEGRIRVIPQLPMDVLGIFILQPGRK, from the coding sequence CATGCAGCCGCACTTTTGCTTATGGATGCTGTACGTCTTTTACTCCGTAGCGGTGCAGGGCCTTTTCGTTGTTTAGGACGGTTGTCATTGCGTCCCCGTCCTTACCAGTTAGTTCCTTTATTGATGGCACTAAAGTTAGAGACGGTAAAACTGCTTGTAGCTGATGACGTGGGTATTGGTAAGACCATCGAAGCTGGATTAATTGCTCGTGAATTGCTAGACCGAGGTGAAGTTAAGCGAATTGCAGTACTGTGTCCACCACACTTATGCGATCAATGGCAGCAGGAATTACGTGAAAAGTTTCATATTGATGCGGTGGTAGTACGTTCTGGCACCGCTTCCAAATTAGAGCGGAACATTCCAAATAATCACAGTATTTTTAGTTATTATCGCCACCTGATTGTGAGCTTAGACTATGCCAAAGCGGACAGTCGGCGTGCTAGTTTTATAACTCACTGCCCCGATTTAGTGATTGTAGATGAGGCTCACACTTGCGCTCGTCCAAATAAAACAACTACGTCGCAGCAGCAGCGACACCAGCTAATTAGAGAAATTGCCAAAAAACAAGAACAACATTTACTGTTACTTACAGCTACTCCTCACAGTGGGATTGAAGAATCTTTTCTCTCACTTTTAGGTTTGCTGAAGCCGGAGTTTGAGCATTTCAATCTCAATAGCTTAACTGACAAACAACGTGACCACTTAGCTAATCATTTTGTTCAGCGCAGACGGGCAGATGTCAAGCTTTGGCTAGGGAATGAAACTCCTTTTCCTGAACGAGAGTCAAGCGAGGAGTCATATAAGTTATCGAAAGAGTACAAAGAACTATTTGATGAAGTCTATGATTTTGCCCGTGGTCTAGTGAAAACGACTACGGCGGACATGAGCCATGCTCAACGCCGGGGAAGATACTGGTCGGCTTTGGCTTTGATTCGTTGTGTCATGTCTTCACCTGCGGCTGCGATCGCTACATTAAATCGCCAAGTTAGTAAATCAGGCGAACGCTTAGTGGCTGATTTAGACGAAGATTTGATGAGTTCTTATGTCCACGATCCCACAGAGCAAGAACAAGCAGTTGATGCTTCGCCAACTTTGGTCATAGAACAGGGACAACAGAGTTACAAAGACGCAGACAAACGTAAACTTAAAGCTTTTGTGCAAGCAGCAGAGAAGTTACAAGGTGGCAAAGATCAAAAGCTGCAATCGTGCATTGCTACGGTAGAACCTCTGCTCAAAGACCAGATGAACCCGATTGTCTGGTGTCGCTATATTGCTACAGCAAACTATGTAGCTGATGCTCTCAGACAGAAATTAGAGAAAAAAGGTAGTCAGATCCGTGTAATTGCGATTACTGGGGAACTTTCCGAGGATGAGCGGGAAACTCGACTAGAGGAGCTAAAATCTTATCCCCAACGAGTGCTAGTTGCTACAGACTGTTTGAGTGAAGGGGTAAACCTGCAAACGCACTTCAGTGCTGTTATTCACTACGATTTACCCTGGAATCCTAACCGGTTAGAACAACGCGAAGGACGTATTGACCGCTACGGACAAACAGCAACTAAGGTGAAAGCCTGCTTGCTTTATGGTCGAGATAATCCTGTTGATGGTGCAGTTCTGGATGTTCTGATTCGCAAAGCTGTGCAGATTCACAAGTCTTTAGGGATTACTGTTCCCGTACCAATGGAAAGTACTACTGTAGCGGAAGCAGTATTTAAATCGCTGTTTGAACGTACTACTGAAGTTATCCAGTTATCTCTGTTTGATTTTCAAGAAGAATCTGCGGTTGATAAAGTTCATAAGAATTGGGACAAGGCAGTAGAACGCGAAAAAACCAATCGGACTCGCTTTGCTCAACGTGCCATTAAGCCTGAGCAAGTAGAACAGGAATTAATTGACTCTGACCAGATTTTAGGGAATGAGCAGGATGTGGAGCGATTTGTCCTCTCGGCTTGCGATCGCATTTCTTGTTCTTTAATTAAGAAAAAGCAGGGATGGTTACTTTCCCAACCACCGGATTTTCTCAAGTCAACTTTAGGGAATAAGTCGCGTTTACTCTCTTTTACTACCCCAGCGCCGGAGGGCGTGGAATACGTGGGGCGGAATCACCCTTTGGTGGAAGGTTTAGCGCGGTACATCTTAGAAGATGCACTCTCTCACACTACAGAACCGATCGCAGCACGATGCGGCTTTACTACAACTAATGCGGTACAAAAGCGCACAACTTTGCTGCTGGTAAGATTACGGCATTTGTTAGACAGTTCTAAACGTACTACAGAAACGCGAAATACCACATCTTTACTAGCGGAAGAATGCGCGGTTATTGGCTTTACAGGTTCGCCTTCTAGCCCTAACTGGTTATCGCAGTTGGAAGCAACATCGCTACTGCAAGAAGCGAAGCCAGTCAGTGATGTTAGTAAAGCTATTAAGCAGGTGGAAATTGCTGATTTGGTTCAAAGGCTAGAAGAACTCCAGCCAGCTTTGGAAAAGTTTGCCAGAGAAAGAGCAGAAGAATTATTACAAGGTCATAGGCGCGTAAGGGACATTACCAAAGAAGGTCGAATTCGCGTCATTCCCCAATTGCCGATGGATGTTCTCGGCATTTTCATCCTCCAACCCGGACGTAAGTAA